CACGCTCCCGAGTTGCCTGCGGACCGTGTTGCTCGGCGGTGCACCCGCGCCGGACTCGCTGATCGAACGCTGTCGCAACTACTCCGTCCCGGTCCACCCGACGTGGGGGATGACCGAGACGGCGTCCCAGGTGACGACGGCACGACCGAAGGAGGCGTTCGACCGCGTCGGCACCGTCGGTCGCCCGCTGTTCTGGACGGACGTGGCCGTCCGCAACACGGAAGGCACGCTCCTCCCGCCGGGTGAGACGGGCGAACTCGTCGTCGCCAGCCCGACGGTCGCCGACGGCTACTACGGCAACCCCACCGCGACGGCCGGCGCGTTCACCGAGGACGGGTGGCTCCGGACGGGCGACGTGGGCTACCGCGACGAGGACGGCTTCGTGTACGTGCTCAACCGCCTCGACGACCGGATCATCTCCGGCGGCGAGAACGTCGACCCCGGGGAGGTGACGGCGACGCTCCGCGAGCACCCCGGCGTCGACGACGCCGTCGTCGTGGGCGTCCCCGACGACGAGTGGGGCGAGCGGGTGGCCGCGCTGGTCGTCCGATCCGACCCCGACCTCTCGGCGGCGACGCTGGAGTCGTTCTGTCGCGAACGGCTCGCGGGGTTCAAACTCCCCCGCACGGTCGCGTTCGCGGAGGAGCTCCCGCGGACCGTCTCCGGCACCGTTCGTCGTCCCGAGGTGCGCGAGCGGCTGACCGCCGTCGTTGACGGCACCGCCGACGCCGACGAGCAGGAGGCGGTGGACGATGACGGGGGCGGGGACGGTGACGAGGCAGCGGAGCGCGGGACGACCGAAGGGGGGGCCGACGAACGCGAGGAAGACGCCCCCGAGACGGATGGAGAAGAGACGAGCGACTCCACGGTCGAAGAGGGGGAGACGGGGGACACCGATCCGGACGCCGACCACGGCGAAACTGGTGCCGACGACGACGAGGAGTAGCCCGCGACGAGAGCGACGGAGAGCCCAGTAAACGCGAGGCCCGGGGTCCACAGTTCCACGGATGTTATGGTGAGTCGTTCCCGAGTGGGGATCATGAACACGGACCTTGGACTGCTGGACGAGTCGCTGGTTCCCGAGCACGCGCGCGACGTGAAGCGCGAGGCGCGCGAGTTCGCTCAAGAGCACATCGCGCCCGTTGCGCAGGAGCACTTCGAGGCCGACGACTACCCGACAGAGGTGCTGGAGGCGGGCCAGGAAGCCGGCCTCGTCGGGCAGGACATCCCCGAGCAGTACGGCGGTCGCGGCTTCGACATCTACGAGATGCTCGCGCTGGCGGAGGAGTTCTACCGCGCCGACGCCGGCATCGGCCTGACGCTGATGCTCGCGTCGTTCGGCAACGAACTCGTGTACGACTACGGCACCGAGGAGCAGTGTGAGGAGTACGTCCGCCCGGTCGCCGAGGGCGAGCAACTCTCCGGCCTCGCCGTCTCCGAACCGCAGACTGGCTCCGACCTTGCGGGCATGACGACGAAGGCCGAGAAGGTCGAGGGCGGCTACGAGATCACGGGCGAGAAGTACTGGGTCGGCAACGCCGTCGAGGCCGACTGGCTCACCGTGTACGCGAAGACGGGTGACTCCGACGACCGCTACGGCAACTACTCCTGTTTCATCGTCGAGACGGACACCGACGGCTACGAGGCCGAGCACATCCCCGAGAAGATGGGGATGCGCGCCTCGAAGCAGGGCCACATCGTCATGGAGGACTGCTTCGTCCCCGAGGAGAACCTCATCGGCGCCGAGGGCGGCGGTTTCTACATGCTCGCGGACTTCTTCAACCACGGACGCGTCGTCGTCGGCGGCCACGGCATCGGCCTCGCCGCCGCCGCCATCGAGGAGGCGTGGGAGTTCGTCCACGACCGCGAGGCGTTCAACCGCCACATCTCGGAGTTCCAGTCGGTCCAGCACGACCTCGCAGACATGATCACCGAGTTCCAGGCCGCCCGCTCGCTCAACTGGCGCGCCGCCGAGAAACTGGCGAACCACGAGGACGCCGGCCTGTGGGCCGCGATGGCGAAGCTCAAGTCCACCGAGATGGCCGTCGACTGCGCCGAGCGCGGGATGCAGCTCCACGGCGGCCGCTCTATCCTGACCGAGCGCCGCATCGCTCGCGTCTACCGCGACGTGCGCATTCCAGTCATCTACGAGGGCGCCAGCGAGGTGCAGCGCAACCTGGTGTACCGGCAGAGCAAGTAACGCGTCCGGCAATTCTCCCCACCGGCGTGACTACGTCGGAGGTGCCGATACCGGCTCCTCAGGGCCTGAAGTGTCAGAATCTCCGGTGAGAACCACGCCGTTTCCGTTATATCCTCGGTCGCGACCGTGCGGGTATGGCATTCGAACTGGGGGCGCTCGACGCCAAGGAATTGGTGTTGGTCGCCGTCGCACTCGTCGGGCTGATTCCGGTGGTCACACAACGGACAGAGGGGTCACGACTGTTCACACTCGGCTACGCGCTGTTGGTGTTCGGTGCAGTGGCCACGAACGCCGAACACCTGTTCCTCGGCGAGGTGTTGGGCCTCCTCGAACACGCGGTCGGCATCGGCGCCGCCGGCCTGTTGTTCCTCGTCGCCGCCTACCGGCGTCGCCAGCGGATCGTGACGGGCAACGAACTGGGCGGTGGTGACGGCGACGACGAGTCGCCCAGCCGAGCAGACGCCGCCGTGACCGACGGTGGGGAGGTGGCCTGATGGTCGAACTCGCCACGCTGTTCGACCTCGTTGGCTTCCTCGGCTTCGTCGGCGCCGCCGGCTACGCCGTCCTCAACTACCGCGACGCCGAGGTGGAGTCCGGCTTCTGGGCGAACTACCTCCTCGCGTGTGTGCTGGGTGCCGGCTGGACCGGTGTCGTGTTGGCCGAGCACGCCGGCGTGCAGTGGTCGGTGCTCGACACGCTGAGCGTGTCCCTGCTCACCGCGACCGTGGCGGCGTTCGCCGTCGGCACCTCCGGCACCCTGTCGGTCGTGAACGACTCGAAGGCCGCCCGCGCGGACGCAGAGCGGGAGGCGTCGGCGGCACGCGAGGCGCGCCAGTCCGCCGAGACCGCTCGCGAGGAGTCCGAGGCGGCGCGCGTCGAGATGCGCGAACTGCACGACGCGCTGACGGCGCGCGCGGAGGCGTTCGGCTCGTCGATGCGCCGCGCGGCCGACGGCGACCTCACGGTCCGACTCGACCCCGGCGACCGCGACGACGCACTCGCGCTCGTGGCGGAGTCGTTCAACGAGATGATCGACGACCTCGAAGCACTCGTCGCCGATGCCGGCGAGACCGCCACCCACGTCGCGACCACCGCCCAAGAGGTCGCCGCGGGCGCCGACCAGATCCGTACGGTCAGCGAGGGCGTCAGCGCGGACGTCGAGACGGTGTCGGCGTCGACCGCCGAGCAGGGGGACCGCCTCCGCGAGGCCGCCGGCGAGATGAACCAACTGTCCGCCACCGTCGAGGAGGTTGCCTCCTCGGCGGACGAGGTGGCGACCGTCTCCCGGGCGGCTGCCGAGCGCGGCGAGGCCGGCAGCGAGTTCGCAGAGGACGCCCTCGACGAGATGGACGCCGTCGAGGAGCGTGCCACCCAGGCCGTCGACCAGGTCGAACGGCTGGAGAGCGAGGTCAGCGAGGTCGGCGCCATCGTCGAGACGATTTCGGGAATCGCCGACGAGACGAATCTGCTCGCGCTCAACGCCTCCATCGAGGCGGCCCGTGCGGGTGAGGAGGGCGACGGCTTCGCGGTCGTCGCCAGCGAGGTGAAGGCGCTCGCCGAGGAGGCGTCCGTCGCCGCCGCGGACATCGAGCGCCTCGTCGACGACATCCGCGCCGCCACGGACGGCGCCGCCGAGAACATGCGTGCCACCGGCGAGCAGGTGCGCGAGGGGCGCGAGACCATCGACGACGCGCTCGGCGCGCTGGAGGACGTCAGCGAGCGGATCGAGTCCGCCGACAGCGGCGTCCAGGAGATCAACCGCGCCACGGACTCGCAGGCGACCTCCACCGAGGAGGTGGTCTCGATGGTCGAAGACGCCGCCATCGCCGGCGAGGAGAGCGCCGACACCGTCGATGGCGTCGCCGCCGCCGCCGAGGAGGCGGCGGCCTCGACGGCCCAGATCTCCGACCGCGCCGAGGGGCTGTCGGGGCTCGCAGATCGGCTCACGGGTCGCCTCGAACAGTTCGAGACCGAGTCCGCAGACGGCCCCGACCCGACCGCCGACCCGTTCGACACACCGGCGGTCGCCGACGGCGGCGAGCGCCACGCTGGCGACGACTGAGGAGACGGTCGACCACACTCGGTCACTCCGACGCCGACCCCGCGGCGTCGTCGTCTCCGATCTCACCGACCGCCTCACGCGTCGCGTCCCCCCGGGCGCCGTTTTCTCGCGGAGTCACAGTGCGCTCCAGCGCGAGCAGTGCGAGGACGACGAGGCCGCAGACGGCGACGAGTGCCGGCCACAGCAGTTCGGACAGACCGTAGTCGAAGAGCACTCCCCTGGCGAACGACCCCAGCCCGATGCCGAGTCGTTTTGCAACCTCCAGCACGGACAGTTGCGTCCCTCGTTCGGCGGCCGTCCCGAGGTCCGACATGAGCGCCGACGCCAGCGGCGAGTGGAGAATCTCGCCGACCGTCCGCAACAGGAGGTGGCCG
The DNA window shown above is from Halobaculum marinum and carries:
- a CDS encoding methyl-accepting chemotaxis protein, which translates into the protein MVELATLFDLVGFLGFVGAAGYAVLNYRDAEVESGFWANYLLACVLGAGWTGVVLAEHAGVQWSVLDTLSVSLLTATVAAFAVGTSGTLSVVNDSKAARADAEREASAAREARQSAETAREESEAARVEMRELHDALTARAEAFGSSMRRAADGDLTVRLDPGDRDDALALVAESFNEMIDDLEALVADAGETATHVATTAQEVAAGADQIRTVSEGVSADVETVSASTAEQGDRLREAAGEMNQLSATVEEVASSADEVATVSRAAAERGEAGSEFAEDALDEMDAVEERATQAVDQVERLESEVSEVGAIVETISGIADETNLLALNASIEAARAGEEGDGFAVVASEVKALAEEASVAAADIERLVDDIRAATDGAAENMRATGEQVREGRETIDDALGALEDVSERIESADSGVQEINRATDSQATSTEEVVSMVEDAAIAGEESADTVDGVAAAAEEAAASTAQISDRAEGLSGLADRLTGRLEQFETESADGPDPTADPFDTPAVADGGERHAGDD
- a CDS encoding class I adenylate-forming enzyme family protein; its protein translation is MRDWLSHRVAATPDAEALVLAASGESLTYADLDARAEALASRLSGLGIGPGDHLAVVLDNRVEYVALVHAAMRLGVRLVLCSDRLTAAELRPKLAAADATAVVCGADTESVVVDAALGRGSDGAATGWDSTDGFEPARVADEGVDEEAPVDADAPADVPGDAPAGDHDPVPVVSLDTPSDGRVADVDAAPDGAVPTVRWGRQDHLLMLFTSGSTGDPKLVSLTLGNVLASATASAFRLGVLPDDRYLATLSLHHTGGVMPLYRATLYGTSVVLRREFDAGGAVDDIRAYDVTGVSLVPTMLSRMLDARGTLPSCLRTVLLGGAPAPDSLIERCRNYSVPVHPTWGMTETASQVTTARPKEAFDRVGTVGRPLFWTDVAVRNTEGTLLPPGETGELVVASPTVADGYYGNPTATAGAFTEDGWLRTGDVGYRDEDGFVYVLNRLDDRIISGGENVDPGEVTATLREHPGVDDAVVVGVPDDEWGERVAALVVRSDPDLSAATLESFCRERLAGFKLPRTVAFAEELPRTVSGTVRRPEVRERLTAVVDGTADADEQEAVDDDGGGDGDEAAERGTTEGGADEREEDAPETDGEETSDSTVEEGETGDTDPDADHGETGADDDEE
- a CDS encoding acyl-CoA dehydrogenase family protein, whose translation is MNTDLGLLDESLVPEHARDVKREAREFAQEHIAPVAQEHFEADDYPTEVLEAGQEAGLVGQDIPEQYGGRGFDIYEMLALAEEFYRADAGIGLTLMLASFGNELVYDYGTEEQCEEYVRPVAEGEQLSGLAVSEPQTGSDLAGMTTKAEKVEGGYEITGEKYWVGNAVEADWLTVYAKTGDSDDRYGNYSCFIVETDTDGYEAEHIPEKMGMRASKQGHIVMEDCFVPEENLIGAEGGGFYMLADFFNHGRVVVGGHGIGLAAAAIEEAWEFVHDREAFNRHISEFQSVQHDLADMITEFQAARSLNWRAAEKLANHEDAGLWAAMAKLKSTEMAVDCAERGMQLHGGRSILTERRIARVYRDVRIPVIYEGASEVQRNLVYRQSK